The Bubalus bubalis isolate 160015118507 breed Murrah chromosome 16, NDDB_SH_1, whole genome shotgun sequence genome window below encodes:
- the LOC123329605 gene encoding putative olfactory receptor 52P1, translated as MADNATHHYISSFFLVGIPGLEDFHCWIGIPVCLLFSLTLLGNSIIIITIKLEPSLHQPMYFFLGMLAMNDMALASSTAPKMLGIFWLDAHWIDFDICLAQLYFIHTFCITESALLVAMAFDRYVAICIPLQYTTLLTTTMVIKMGLASVVRAIFLVLPGPFLIRRLPYYTKYVINHAYCEHMAVVKLASANTHVNRTYGISVALSVMVLDLGLIATSYLKILQVVFQLSSQHAHSKALGTCAAHVCTILFTYTPALFSFLTHRIGKKVPPSVHIIFASLYLLVPPTVNPLVYGVKTKQIRDRVIGLFSPNKKISEN; from the coding sequence ATGGCAGACAATGCTACTCATCACTACATTTCATCTTTCTTCTTGGTTGgtattcctgggttggaagattttCACTGCTGGATCGGCATTCCTGTCTGCCTCCTGTTTTCCCTGACCCTGCTGGGGAACAGCATAATCATCATTACCATCAAACTAGAGCCAAGCCTCCACCAGCCTATGTATTTCTTCCTTGGCATGCTGGCAATGAATGATATGGCCCTTGCCTCTTCCACAGCCCCCAAGATGCTTGGCATCTTTTGGTTGGATGCACATTGGATTGACTTTGATATCTGCCTAGCACAGTTGTATTTCATCCACACATTTTGCATAACTGAGTCAGCCCTCTTAGTTGCCATGGCCTTTGATCGCTATGTAGCTATTTGCATCCCACTACAATATACAACCCTCCTGACAACAACAATGGTCATTAAAATGGGTCTAGCTAGTGTGGTCCGAGCTATCTTCCTGGTTTTGCCAGGTCCCTTTCTCATTAGAAGACTACCATATTATACCAAATATGTCATCAATCATGCCTATTGTGAGCACATGGCTGTGGTGAAATTGGCTAGTGCAAACACCCATGTTAACAGAACATATGGAATCTCTGTGGCCCTTTCAGTGATGGTATTGGACCTTGGGCTCATAGCCACATCCTATCTCAAAATCCTCCAGGTGGTGTTCCAGCTCTCCTCTCAGCATGCCCACTCAAAAGCACTGGGCACCTGTGCTGCCCATGTGTGCACTATCCTTTTCACCTACACACCTGCACTCTTTAGCTTTCTAACTCACCGCATTGGCAAGAAGGTGCCTCCAAGCGTCCATATCATTTTTGCAAGTTTGTACCTTCTGGTGCCGCCCACAGTCAATCCCCTTGTATATGGTGTCAAGACCAAGCAGATTCGTGACCGAGTGATTGGTCTCTTTTccccaaacaaaaaaatttctgaaaactaa